A single genomic interval of Antarcticibacterium arcticum harbors:
- a CDS encoding acyl-CoA thioesterase, whose translation MQSRTPKDSRTILTDLVLPSETNPLNNLFGGELLARMDRAASIAARRHSRRIVVTASVNHVAFNKAIPLGSVVTVEAAVSRAFKSSMEIFIDIWIEDRESGQRSKANEAIYTFVAVDETGAPVNVPALEPETELEKKRFDAALRRKQLSLVLAGKMKPQDATELKALFVE comes from the coding sequence ATGCAATCAAGAACTCCCAAGGATTCCCGTACTATACTCACAGATTTGGTTTTACCCAGTGAGACCAACCCCCTTAATAATTTATTTGGAGGCGAATTACTTGCACGTATGGATCGTGCGGCGAGTATTGCTGCCAGGCGCCATAGCCGAAGGATCGTGGTTACCGCTTCGGTAAATCATGTGGCTTTTAACAAAGCAATTCCGCTGGGTAGTGTTGTTACCGTGGAAGCTGCTGTTTCTAGGGCTTTTAAAAGCTCCATGGAGATCTTTATAGACATTTGGATAGAAGACCGTGAAAGTGGCCAGAGATCTAAAGCTAATGAGGCAATCTATACTTTTGTTGCTGTAGATGAAACAGGAGCCCCTGTAAATGTACCTGCACTGGAACCCGAAACCGAACTCGAAAAAAAGAGGTTTGATGCCGCGCTTAGACGAAAACAACTAAGCCTGGTCCTGGCGGGAAAAATGAAACCTCAGGACGCGACAGAACTTAAAGCCCTGTTTGTAGAGTAA
- a CDS encoding HU domain-containing protein produces the protein MTIATHISDLLYRYECVILPGFGAFLTQREPARYNEDSQAFFPPKKRISFNAQLVKNDGLLANYIADVSQISYSEAVYKIGEFVQKLNSQLEKKQPVSLENLGSFSLSTEGNLQFEPVKVHNFLTEAFGLSEVPAIGVQREIYKKQVEALEEKAPILFTPERRQTSPYWKYAAIGLIALGLSGFAGLNIYSNQVTEHNVAEQQVAESQLQQQIQQATFVIDNPLPEITFKVTKQEGNYHIVAGAFRVEENAHQKVTELKAEGFKARYIGVNKFGLHQVVYGSFPTRPEAMDMLWKAKKTNEGAWMLVQEL, from the coding sequence ATGACTATAGCAACCCACATTTCCGACCTATTGTATAGATATGAGTGCGTTATCCTTCCGGGATTTGGCGCATTTCTTACTCAAAGAGAACCGGCACGGTACAATGAAGATTCCCAGGCATTTTTTCCGCCGAAAAAAAGGATATCATTCAATGCCCAGCTGGTAAAAAATGATGGTTTACTGGCGAATTACATTGCAGATGTGAGCCAGATAAGCTATTCTGAAGCAGTCTATAAGATTGGGGAATTTGTGCAGAAACTTAATTCTCAGCTTGAGAAGAAACAACCCGTTTCCCTGGAAAACCTTGGTAGTTTTTCTCTTTCTACTGAAGGAAACCTTCAATTTGAACCGGTTAAAGTTCATAATTTCCTCACAGAAGCATTTGGTTTAAGCGAGGTACCCGCAATTGGCGTACAACGTGAAATTTATAAAAAACAAGTTGAAGCATTGGAAGAAAAAGCTCCAATCCTTTTCACTCCGGAAAGAAGACAAACTTCACCTTACTGGAAATACGCGGCCATTGGGCTTATTGCTTTGGGCCTTTCGGGCTTTGCAGGTTTAAATATTTACAGCAACCAGGTTACAGAACATAATGTGGCTGAACAACAGGTAGCCGAATCTCAATTACAGCAGCAAATACAACAGGCTACCTTTGTAATTGATAATCCGCTTCCGGAAATCACTTTTAAAGTGACAAAGCAGGAAGGCAACTATCATATAGTTGCAGGTGCTTTCAGGGTTGAAGAAAATGCTCATCAAAAGGTGACTGAACTAAAAGCAGAAGGTTTTAAAGCCCGTTATATTGGTGTAAACAAGTTTGGTTTACATCAGGTAGTTTATGGAAGTTTCCCTACCAGGCCGGAGGCAATGGACATGCTCTGGAAAGCCAAGAAAACCAATGAAGGCGCCTGGATGCTTGTGCAGGAACTTTAA
- the dprA gene encoding DNA-processing protein DprA, with translation MKHTDLHYILALQNVPNLGDSTAKKLIRNLGSAEAVMKAKKESLLKIDGIGNTKLKDLHSPEHLRAAEEELKFIEDHKIDYAYFEDKDYPEKLKHCLDGPILLFSRGNIDLQNKKIISIVGTRRITTHGISFCEQLIEDLSPLNPVIVSGFAYGVDITAQKAAIKNNLQTIGCLAHGLNQIYPKVHSKYVAQIESNGGFYTDFWSSNPFERNNFLKRNRIIAGLSEATVVIESAEKGGSLVTADIANSYNREVFAVPGRPGDSQSKGCNNLIKSQNAHLITGAADLVYMLNWDTGPATKGIQKQLFLDLDPQEEPIHTYLIENGKQQLDSIALHCEIPTYKAAGLLLEMELKGAIRPLPGKLFEAI, from the coding sequence ATGAAACATACAGATCTTCATTATATACTTGCGTTACAAAATGTACCTAACCTGGGAGACAGCACGGCAAAAAAACTTATTAGGAATCTGGGAAGTGCAGAGGCTGTAATGAAAGCAAAAAAGGAAAGTCTTCTTAAGATTGACGGGATAGGAAATACTAAATTAAAAGACCTGCACTCGCCCGAACATCTTAGGGCTGCGGAAGAGGAATTGAAATTTATAGAAGATCATAAAATCGATTACGCTTATTTTGAGGACAAGGATTATCCCGAAAAGCTGAAACATTGCCTCGATGGCCCAATTTTGCTGTTTTCCAGGGGAAACATAGACCTTCAAAATAAAAAGATCATAAGTATTGTGGGAACCCGAAGAATTACAACCCACGGGATTTCTTTTTGCGAACAGCTTATTGAGGATCTTTCACCGCTTAACCCTGTTATTGTATCAGGGTTTGCATATGGGGTTGATATTACAGCACAAAAAGCTGCCATAAAAAACAACCTGCAAACTATAGGTTGCCTTGCTCACGGCCTTAACCAGATCTATCCTAAAGTGCATTCAAAATACGTAGCTCAAATAGAATCCAATGGCGGGTTTTATACCGATTTCTGGTCTTCAAATCCCTTTGAAAGAAACAATTTCCTGAAGCGAAACAGGATCATTGCCGGCTTAAGTGAAGCAACCGTTGTTATTGAAAGTGCCGAGAAAGGAGGTTCGCTTGTTACTGCCGATATTGCCAACTCGTATAATCGGGAAGTTTTTGCCGTGCCGGGAAGACCGGGCGATTCGCAAAGCAAAGGCTGCAACAATCTTATAAAATCCCAGAATGCACACCTTATTACAGGGGCGGCAGATCTTGTGTATATGTTGAACTGGGACACCGGCCCGGCCACTAAAGGTATTCAGAAACAGCTTTTTTTAGATCTTGATCCTCAGGAAGAGCCAATTCATACCTATTTAATAGAAAATGGCAAGCAGCAACTGGACAGCATTGCATTACATTGTGAGATCCCAACATATAAAGCAGCGGGGCTGTTACTTGAAATGGAATTGAAAGGGGCTATTAGGCCCCTTCCGGGAAAGCTGTTTGAAGCTATTTAA
- the trpS gene encoding tryptophan--tRNA ligase produces MARILTGVQSTGTPHLGNLLGAIIPAIEMANRPENESFLFIANLHSLTQIKDAETLKHNTYSTAATWLAFGLDIDKTVFYRQSDIPQVTELSWYLSCFFPYQRLTLAHSFKDKADRLEDVNSGLFTYPMLMAADILLYDAEIVPVGKDQLQHIEMTRDVASRFHAQVGETFVMPEAKVQEETKYIPGTDGDKMSKSKNNTINLFLPDKQLRKQLMGIQTDSTALEEPKDPETCNVFALYKLLGNTSQVAEMRKNYLGGNYGYGHAKQALYELIITKFEKERELYNYYMDNLEKIDAALEKGAAKATAVANEVLGRVRIKLGY; encoded by the coding sequence ATGGCTAGAATACTTACCGGAGTGCAGAGTACAGGCACCCCTCATTTAGGAAATCTTCTTGGAGCAATTATACCTGCAATAGAAATGGCCAACCGGCCTGAAAATGAATCTTTCCTATTTATAGCAAACCTGCATTCCCTCACCCAGATCAAAGATGCAGAAACTTTAAAGCATAACACCTATTCTACCGCTGCTACCTGGCTGGCTTTTGGCCTTGATATAGATAAAACGGTTTTTTACCGGCAAAGTGACATCCCTCAGGTAACTGAACTTTCCTGGTATTTAAGTTGCTTTTTTCCTTACCAGCGCTTAACGTTGGCACATTCTTTTAAAGATAAGGCAGACAGGCTGGAAGATGTGAATTCCGGGCTTTTTACTTATCCTATGCTTATGGCTGCAGATATCCTTTTGTATGATGCCGAAATTGTACCCGTGGGAAAAGACCAGCTACAACATATAGAAATGACGCGCGATGTCGCATCCCGTTTTCATGCCCAGGTTGGAGAAACCTTTGTTATGCCTGAAGCAAAGGTCCAGGAAGAAACGAAATATATTCCAGGAACAGATGGGGATAAAATGAGCAAGTCTAAAAACAATACCATTAACCTATTCCTGCCGGATAAGCAATTGAGAAAACAATTAATGGGAATTCAAACAGACAGCACTGCCCTTGAAGAACCTAAAGATCCCGAAACCTGTAATGTATTTGCCCTGTACAAATTGCTTGGAAATACTTCCCAGGTTGCCGAAATGAGAAAAAACTATCTTGGTGGCAACTACGGGTACGGGCATGCGAAGCAAGCGCTGTATGAGCTTATCATCACCAAATTTGAAAAAGAAAGAGAGTTGTATAATTATTATATGGATAATCTTGAAAAAATAGATGCCGCCCTGGAAAAAGGAGCCGCTAAGGCCACTGCCGTTGCCAATGAGGTGCTTGGGCGGGTACGCATTAAGTTGGGATATTAA
- a CDS encoding lysophospholipid acyltransferase family protein, with amino-acid sequence MKLLKYPLILVWRIWFYILMGLPIIVMLPFLVFFTSSEKYYPQYFVCARIWAKSILYGMGFIPKKITSAKLVKGKSYMFTANHTSIIDIMLMLAVVDHPFVFLGKKELARIPLFGYFYRRTCILVDRGSQKSRLEAFAEAQRRLKQGNSICIFPEGGVPANEKIILAPFKDGAFRLAIDHQIPIVPITFHDNKKRFSYTFFSGSPGKMRVKIHEIIPTRNKTQADKRALKDETFAVILEELRSPSL; translated from the coding sequence ATGAAGCTATTGAAATACCCGCTAATTCTTGTCTGGCGAATTTGGTTTTACATTCTAATGGGGCTGCCTATAATAGTAATGTTGCCTTTTTTGGTGTTTTTCACTTCTTCAGAGAAATACTATCCTCAATATTTTGTGTGTGCAAGGATCTGGGCTAAATCCATTCTCTATGGTATGGGTTTCATTCCTAAAAAAATAACTTCGGCTAAACTTGTGAAAGGCAAAAGTTATATGTTCACAGCCAATCATACCTCGATCATAGATATTATGCTTATGCTGGCCGTGGTAGATCATCCGTTTGTATTTTTAGGGAAAAAGGAGCTGGCGCGAATTCCATTATTTGGATATTTCTACAGGCGCACGTGTATCCTGGTTGACCGGGGTTCACAAAAAAGCAGGCTCGAGGCTTTTGCTGAAGCCCAGCGCAGGTTAAAACAGGGGAACAGTATTTGTATTTTTCCTGAAGGAGGTGTGCCTGCCAATGAAAAGATCATCCTGGCCCCCTTTAAGGACGGAGCGTTCAGGTTGGCAATAGATCACCAGATCCCTATTGTGCCAATTACATTTCACGACAACAAAAAGAGATTTTCCTATACCTTTTTTTCCGGTAGTCCTGGTAAAATGAGAGTGAAGATCCACGAAATAATTCCCACCAGGAATAAAACCCAGGCAGATAAGCGCGCATTAAAGGATGAAACCTTTGCGGTTATTCTGGAAGAATTAAGAAGCCCTTCGCTGTAA
- a CDS encoding PorT family protein codes for MEERKHIDRLYQEKFKDFEATPREAVWKNISTRLQEKERQRSILPVWYRIAGVAALLALFFNFASSLFKSSPSPDAQIVSTEQEENIWELNNTTSVYNESMIRSSIILQALMLDTKKTELEERMNMAARPEPRVISFSNVIRNNNAQRLSSSEISALNSAGVASQLQVQQNNTPVTRLRDLPLSNPDEDLFAEEISEKTLPSKRLRVSTVAAPIYYDNLGNGNSIDARFANNESAGEVSMAYGVNFAYQISEKVKIRSGVSKVDLSYNTRNIAFTAAVNPTILSGIDYKGEVPNYRIENRAARQFGNISASAEFNRASLASPATGYLNQRLGFIEVPVEIEYVIIDSKIGLNIIGGGSTLFLDENNISLNSADFSTNIGAANNLNNVSFTTNLGVGVDYKISPQFQVNLEPIFKYQLNTFNNGENINPYYFGIYSGFSFKF; via the coding sequence ATGGAAGAAAGAAAGCATATAGACAGGCTATACCAGGAGAAATTCAAGGATTTCGAGGCTACCCCCCGGGAAGCAGTGTGGAAAAACATTTCTACGCGCTTGCAGGAGAAGGAGCGCCAAAGAAGTATTTTACCTGTTTGGTATAGAATTGCCGGTGTTGCCGCATTGCTGGCCCTTTTCTTTAATTTTGCTTCCAGCCTGTTTAAATCTTCCCCTTCACCCGATGCTCAAATAGTTTCTACAGAGCAGGAGGAAAATATATGGGAATTAAACAACACTACCAGCGTATATAATGAGAGCATGATAAGATCATCTATCATTCTTCAGGCCTTAATGCTGGACACTAAAAAAACAGAATTGGAAGAGCGCATGAATATGGCTGCAAGACCCGAACCGCGCGTCATCTCCTTCTCTAATGTCATTAGGAATAATAATGCACAGCGATTGAGCAGCAGTGAAATTTCAGCCTTGAATTCTGCAGGCGTAGCTTCCCAACTCCAGGTTCAGCAAAATAATACTCCGGTAACCAGATTAAGAGACCTGCCCCTATCAAATCCTGATGAAGATCTGTTTGCAGAGGAAATTTCAGAAAAGACATTACCTTCCAAACGTCTAAGAGTGAGTACAGTGGCGGCGCCAATTTATTATGATAATCTTGGAAATGGAAACAGCATAGATGCCAGATTTGCCAATAATGAAAGTGCAGGAGAAGTTTCTATGGCATACGGTGTTAATTTCGCCTATCAAATTTCTGAAAAGGTAAAGATCCGGTCCGGGGTTAGCAAGGTTGACCTTAGCTACAACACCCGAAATATAGCATTTACTGCCGCTGTTAATCCTACTATTCTTAGTGGTATTGATTATAAAGGGGAAGTGCCTAATTACCGTATTGAGAACAGGGCCGCACGGCAATTTGGAAACATAAGCGCCTCAGCCGAATTTAACCGCGCCAGTCTTGCTTCACCAGCAACAGGGTACCTGAACCAAAGACTTGGGTTTATAGAAGTTCCTGTGGAAATAGAATATGTGATCATTGACAGTAAAATTGGGTTAAATATTATTGGTGGAGGAAGTACTTTGTTCCTGGATGAAAATAATATCTCATTAAATTCCGCCGATTTCTCAACCAATATAGGAGCGGCAAATAACCTGAACAACGTAAGCTTTACCACTAACCTTGGGGTAGGAGTAGATTACAAGATCTCCCCTCAATTTCAGGTTAACCTTGAGCCTATATTTAAATATCAGCTCAATACCTTTAACAACGGGGAAAATATCAATCCCTACTACTTCGGGATCTATTCCGGTTTCAGCTTCAAATTTTAA
- a CDS encoding RNA polymerase sigma factor — MSLNQLIHNCKKQDIKAQEQLYRLYANKLFAVCLKYSSSYQQAEDNLQDGFMIIFEKIKQYQDKGSFEGWMKRIMINTTLQKYRKQTVFEIVNEEHLSEPDIEIDEDEVSVDYLLNIIQELPERYRQVFNLYAMDGFSHKEISEMLQITTGTSKSNLARARIILKEKIEASQIAQVVQSS, encoded by the coding sequence TTGAGTTTAAATCAACTCATTCATAATTGCAAAAAACAGGATATTAAAGCGCAGGAACAGCTTTACAGGCTTTACGCCAATAAGCTATTTGCTGTTTGTTTAAAATATTCCAGTAGCTACCAGCAGGCTGAAGATAACCTGCAGGATGGCTTTATGATCATATTTGAAAAGATCAAACAGTATCAGGACAAAGGTTCTTTTGAAGGTTGGATGAAGCGTATTATGATCAATACCACCCTTCAGAAATACAGAAAACAAACAGTTTTCGAAATTGTAAACGAAGAACATTTATCTGAACCGGATATTGAAATAGATGAGGATGAAGTTTCGGTAGATTATTTACTGAATATTATCCAGGAATTACCGGAAAGATACCGGCAGGTTTTTAACCTCTATGCAATGGATGGATTTTCCCATAAAGAAATTTCAGAAATGCTGCAGATAACAACCGGAACCTCAAAGTCAAACCTGGCGCGGGCCAGAATTATTTTGAAAGAAAAAATAGAAGCGAGTCAAATTGCACAAGTGGTGCAATCGTCATAA
- the recA gene encoding recombinase RecA, protein MSSEKEKEKEAKLKALKLTLDKMDKTYGKGTVMKMSDQAISDIEAISSGSVGLNIALGVGGYPRGRVIEIYGPESSGKTTLTLHAIAEAQKAGGIAAFIDAEHAFDRFYAENLGIDLENLIISQPDNGEQALEIADNLIRSGAIDIIVIDSVAALTPKSEIEGEMGDSKMGLHARLMSQALRKLTASISKTNCTVIFINQLREKIGVMFGNPETTTGGNALKFYASVRLDIRRSTQIKDANSNVLGNKTKVKVVKNKVAPPFKTAEFDIMYGEGVSKIGEIIDIGVDYEIIKKSGSWFSYEDTKLGQGRDAVKAVLKDNPDLMDELEQKIKEALKITRE, encoded by the coding sequence ATGAGCAGCGAGAAAGAAAAAGAGAAAGAAGCAAAATTAAAAGCATTAAAGCTTACCCTTGATAAAATGGATAAAACCTATGGAAAGGGAACAGTAATGAAGATGAGCGATCAGGCTATTTCTGATATTGAAGCTATATCATCTGGTTCTGTAGGTTTAAATATTGCTCTTGGAGTAGGTGGTTATCCCCGCGGAAGGGTGATTGAAATATACGGGCCGGAATCTTCTGGTAAAACCACATTAACATTACATGCCATTGCTGAGGCTCAAAAAGCAGGCGGAATTGCCGCTTTCATTGATGCTGAACATGCATTTGACAGGTTCTATGCCGAAAATCTTGGAATAGACCTTGAAAACCTTATAATTTCACAACCGGATAACGGAGAACAGGCCCTGGAGATTGCAGATAATCTAATACGTTCCGGTGCCATTGATATTATTGTAATTGACTCTGTAGCTGCGCTTACCCCTAAAAGCGAAATTGAAGGGGAAATGGGTGATTCCAAGATGGGGTTGCACGCGCGCTTAATGTCTCAGGCTTTGAGAAAACTTACAGCCAGCATTAGTAAAACCAATTGTACGGTTATCTTTATTAACCAGCTTAGAGAAAAAATAGGGGTCATGTTTGGTAATCCTGAAACCACTACAGGTGGAAACGCCCTTAAGTTCTATGCTTCTGTGAGACTGGATATAAGAAGGTCTACTCAAATAAAGGATGCAAACAGCAACGTTCTGGGAAATAAGACCAAAGTGAAAGTGGTAAAAAATAAAGTTGCGCCACCTTTCAAAACCGCCGAGTTTGACATTATGTACGGTGAAGGTGTTTCCAAAATTGGAGAGATCATAGATATTGGGGTAGACTACGAGATCATTAAGAAAAGTGGCTCATGGTTTAGTTATGAGGACACTAAGTTAGGCCAGGGAAGAGATGCGGTGAAAGCAGTGTTAAAAGATAACCCTGATCTTATGGATGAACTTGAACAAAAGATCAAAGAAGCTTTAAAGATCACCAGGGAATAA
- the trhO gene encoding oxygen-dependent tRNA uridine(34) hydroxylase TrhO has translation MQLYNKLSEKERAALIEEAGEDRLTLSFYAYAKIGNPKLFRNYLFLAWDKMNVLGRIYVAHEGINAQLSVPAKKFEVFKEFLDSIYFLENVRLNIAIEHDLKSFLKLKVKVRDKIVADGLNDETFDVRNKGVHVDALRFNELIEDPKTILVDMRNHYESEIGHFIGAITPDVDTFRDSLDIIEEDLKSHKEDKNLVMYCTGGIRCEKASAYYKHKGFKNVFQLEGGIIEYARQVENLKLENKFLGKNFVFDHRRSERISEDVIANCHQCGKPCDTHVNCANEACHLLFIQCEECRQQMDECCSVECKEINALPYEEQKALRKGIPNSNKIFKKGRSEVLKYKQ, from the coding sequence ATGCAACTGTACAATAAATTAAGCGAAAAGGAAAGGGCCGCCCTTATTGAAGAAGCCGGGGAAGACCGGTTAACTCTTTCTTTTTACGCATACGCCAAAATTGGCAACCCAAAATTATTCAGGAACTACCTTTTTCTGGCCTGGGATAAAATGAATGTACTTGGCCGTATATATGTAGCCCATGAGGGGATCAATGCCCAGCTTTCGGTGCCTGCGAAAAAATTTGAAGTGTTTAAGGAATTTCTTGATAGTATATATTTTCTTGAAAATGTACGCCTTAATATCGCCATTGAACATGACCTCAAGTCCTTTTTAAAGCTGAAAGTTAAAGTAAGGGATAAAATAGTGGCCGATGGGTTGAATGATGAAACCTTTGACGTTCGAAATAAAGGAGTGCATGTAGATGCCCTACGGTTCAATGAACTTATTGAAGATCCCAAAACCATTCTTGTAGATATGCGCAATCATTACGAAAGTGAGATTGGGCACTTTATAGGAGCCATCACCCCAGATGTGGATACCTTTCGGGATTCTCTTGATATAATTGAAGAAGACCTTAAGAGCCATAAAGAAGATAAAAACCTTGTGATGTATTGTACCGGTGGGATTCGTTGTGAAAAAGCCAGTGCCTATTATAAACACAAAGGTTTTAAAAATGTATTTCAGCTTGAAGGCGGAATTATTGAATATGCCCGGCAGGTTGAGAATTTAAAGCTGGAAAATAAATTTTTGGGTAAGAATTTCGTTTTTGATCATCGTCGAAGCGAAAGGATATCAGAAGATGTTATTGCAAATTGCCACCAGTGCGGCAAACCCTGTGATACCCATGTGAATTGTGCCAATGAAGCCTGCCATTTATTATTTATACAGTGTGAAGAATGCAGGCAGCAAATGGACGAATGCTGTTCTGTAGAATGTAAAGAGATCAATGCATTGCCATATGAGGAGCAAAAAGCCCTGAGAAAAGGGATCCCAAACAGTAACAAGATCTTTAAAAAAGGCAGGTCTGAAGTCTTAAAATACAAGCAGTAA
- a CDS encoding PSP1 domain-containing protein, whose translation MGCTSCSTGKDGQPKGCKNNGTCGTDGCNKLTVFDWLSNMQLPNGAEPFDCVEVRFKNGRKHFFKNPEKLSLSIGDVVATEASPGHDVGIVTLTGELVRVQMKKKKVQRDSEEVLKIYRKASQRDIDVWQEARDREDKMKVRAREIAIRLDLRMKISDIEFQGDASKATFYYTAEERVDFRQLIKEFAREFNTRIEMRQIGFRQEAARLGGIGSCGRELCCSTWLTDFRSVNTSAARYQQLSLNPQKLAGQCGKLKCCLNYELDTYLDALKEFPKTEDKLYTKKGTAVCQKIDIFQGFLWYAYEGDWMNWHKLSAEQANKVIKANIAKEPVASLEEYETLAVVEDKSKSDFNNVVGQDSLTRFDTPKSAGKKRRKNKKRKGNPSKNA comes from the coding sequence ATGGGATGTACTAGTTGCTCGACCGGGAAAGACGGTCAGCCTAAAGGATGTAAGAATAACGGAACCTGTGGAACAGACGGATGTAATAAATTAACGGTGTTTGACTGGCTTTCCAATATGCAATTGCCCAATGGCGCCGAGCCTTTCGATTGTGTAGAGGTAAGATTTAAGAACGGAAGAAAACACTTTTTTAAAAATCCGGAAAAATTGAGTTTAAGCATAGGTGATGTTGTTGCTACAGAAGCTTCTCCGGGACATGATGTGGGAATCGTTACACTTACAGGAGAACTTGTAAGGGTGCAAATGAAAAAGAAGAAAGTCCAGAGAGACAGCGAAGAAGTACTTAAAATTTACCGCAAAGCCTCCCAGCGCGATATAGATGTTTGGCAGGAAGCCCGTGACAGGGAGGATAAAATGAAAGTAAGAGCCCGGGAAATAGCCATAAGGCTGGACCTGCGCATGAAAATAAGTGATATAGAATTTCAGGGTGATGCCTCAAAGGCCACTTTTTATTATACAGCGGAAGAACGAGTTGATTTCAGGCAGCTTATTAAAGAATTTGCCAGGGAATTCAACACCCGTATTGAGATGCGACAAATTGGCTTCAGGCAAGAGGCCGCGCGTTTAGGGGGTATTGGTTCCTGCGGAAGGGAACTATGCTGTTCAACCTGGTTAACAGATTTCAGGTCTGTTAACACCTCGGCAGCACGTTACCAGCAATTATCCCTGAATCCGCAAAAACTTGCGGGCCAGTGCGGAAAGCTTAAATGTTGTTTAAACTATGAGCTGGACACTTACCTGGATGCCTTAAAAGAATTCCCAAAGACCGAAGATAAATTATACACCAAAAAAGGTACGGCCGTTTGCCAGAAGATAGATATTTTTCAGGGCTTCCTGTGGTATGCCTATGAAGGGGACTGGATGAACTGGCATAAATTGAGTGCAGAACAGGCAAATAAGGTGATCAAGGCAAATATTGCCAAAGAGCCTGTTGCAAGTTTGGAGGAATATGAAACCCTTGCCGTGGTGGAAGACAAATCCAAATCTGACTTTAATAACGTGGTGGGGCAGGATAGTCTTACCAGGTTTGACACTCCAAAAAGTGCGGGGAAAAAGAGAAGAAAGAACAAAAAAAGAAAAGGAAACCCATCAAAAAATGCATAA
- a CDS encoding gliding motility lipoprotein GldH yields the protein MHKSFLPVFIIIIGGLFSCDSNRVYDEYESIPNTWNKDSIVTFNLPVMDSVPAYNLFINVRNTNDFAYSNLFLIAQIHFPQGKVITDTLEYRMAEPSGQWLGTGFGDVKENKLWYKEQVRFNEPGRYKVSLQQAMRKSGSEQGIENLEGLTQVGLRIENTQN from the coding sequence ATGCATAAATCCTTTTTGCCGGTTTTTATTATCATAATTGGTGGGTTATTCTCCTGTGACTCCAACAGGGTTTATGATGAATATGAATCAATTCCCAATACGTGGAATAAAGACTCCATTGTTACGTTTAATTTACCGGTAATGGATTCTGTTCCGGCTTATAATCTTTTTATAAACGTTAGGAATACCAATGATTTTGCTTATAGCAATTTGTTCCTTATAGCTCAAATACATTTTCCGCAGGGAAAGGTAATTACAGATACCCTGGAGTATCGAATGGCTGAGCCTTCAGGTCAATGGCTTGGCACAGGATTTGGAGACGTAAAAGAGAATAAACTCTGGTATAAAGAACAGGTAAGGTTCAATGAACCCGGCCGCTATAAAGTTTCCCTTCAGCAAGCCATGAGAAAAAGCGGGAGTGAACAGGGAATTGAAAACCTGGAAGGATTAACTCAGGTAGGTTTACGCATAGAAAACACACAAAATTAA